The genomic stretch CTCGTGGAACCAAATCGCTATCAATCAACCTTGTCAGTTTATTTGACATCACTGTTTAACATCAGTGGTTGTTGACCTTTACATCCGGTTTGGCAGGTGAAGCCACGACCTGTGCAAACTCCGACTTCGAGGCAAACGATGAAACGACTTTCCATCCTGAGTTTCGCTCTTGTGCTTGGTGCGTTATTGATTCCGCAGAGCTGGGTTTCGCTTGGCGCGCCGAATGTGTCCGGCTCTGTCTTTCGCTCTCTGGTCGAGCCGCAGCGGCAAGCGCCTCCTGAACGTCTGGCTTCGCTCGATCAGGTGGAGTCGCTGCCCGTGGCGCAGGGGGGTGAGGCGCGGATTGCGCGCGATCCGCGGCAATGGCGGGAGCTATTGGCCAGCAAGCTCAATCAGCGGTTTCAGGATCTGTTTCCTGGCGTGGATCTGATCTTTGCCGGAAGCAAGCAGCGGTTGGAAGCCGTTTTGATCGTCAAGCCCGGCGTGGATCCCGCTTCGGTTCGCTTCGACTTTCCGCAGGCTGAGGCGCTTTCCGCCGATGCGCAGGGCAATGTCTGGGTGGCGATGCAGGGTGGCGACCTCGGCTTTTTGCGCCCGTCGCTGACGCGCAAAGGGGAATCGGTGCATGGTTCGTTCGTCGCCCAAGGCGGGCGCATCGTGCTGCAAGTCCCGGAGCACGATCCTGCCCAAAGCCTGCTGGTGCGCTTTGATGTGGTGTTCCCGACGCGTCCGGTCAATTTGCTCGATCAAATTCTCTCCCGCACGTTCAAGGCAGAACATTACCAACCGACCTCGCCCGCTTCGCCCGAACAGACCACGATGCTGACGGCGACCAAAATGGTGGACAATGCGACCTCCACGCCGGGCGGCGCCTTGATGTACACGGTGACCATCACCAACACGGGCGCGACCACGGCCAACGGCGTGACCTTCACCGATACGATTGATCCGAACACGACGATCATCGCCGGTTCGCTCAATGCGCAACCCATCGCCAACGCCGACAGTTACAACGTCATCGGCAACGTCCGCATTCAGCCCAACGCCGCGCAAGGGCTGCTGGCCAATGATTGCGATCCGACCGTTTCGGGCTGCACCATTTCGGGATTGACGATTACCGCGATGGCGGGCGATTCGACCGCGCCGTTTTCCGGCACCACCAGCAATGGCGGACAGGTCACTTCCAGCGCCACCGACGGCAGCTTTGTGTACAACCCGGCTCCGGGCTTCAGCGGAACGGATACCTTCAGCTACACTGTTCGGGATGAAGGCGCGGACGGCATCCCTGGCAATGCCGATGACAAAACCGACACCGCGACGGTGACACTCAGCGTCAGCACGCCGATCTGGTTTATTGACGACAGCGCCTCGCCGGGCGGCGACGGGCGATTGACCGCACCCTACAACAGCATTGCCGCCTTCAATCCTGCGGCGGCGGACGATCCGGGCGATGCCATTTTCCTGTTTGCGGGCAGCTACACAGGGCCGCTGCCGCTGAAGGACAACCAGAAGTTGATCGGCCAGGGCGCAAGCACCACGCTGGCGGGGATTCTCGGCTTGACGGCTGAGACTTACAGCGACGCGCTGCCCGCGCTTAATAACACACAATCCAGCGTGACGATCACGACGACCGTCGCGGCGACCGACGCCATCACGCTGGGTGTGAACAACCTGCTGCGCGGCTTCACGGTCGGAGACACGACCGGCAGCGACATCACCGGAACGAGTTTCGGCACACTGGCCATCACCGAAGTCACGTTGAATGGAACCGGGCGTGCGTTGAACCTGACAATGGGCAGCTTTGCCGCGGGTTCGGCGATCACCAGCATCGTCTCCACCAGCGGCGCGGAGGGCATCACCTTGTCGGCCATCACGGGGGCAAACTCGCCGACCATCGGCGCGACGACCATTTCCGGAAGCGCGGGCAACGGCCTCAACATCAACGCATCGAGCACGCCCTTCACCTTCTCCAGCGCGACGATTGACAACACCGGCGCGGCGGGCATTGCGCTGACCAACAACACCGGCGCGATCAGCATCGGCGGCTCGATCGGCGCAACCAATGACCCGACTGGAAATGACGTAACCATTAATCAGGGCAACGCCAACGTCACGATCTCAGCGACGCTGACCAAGAGCTCGACGGGTCGGATCGCCGACGTCACCAACCGCACGGGCGGGACGGTCGGCTTCTCAGGGGCATTGAGTTGCTCCTCCGGCTGTACTGGCGTCAACCTCAACACCAACACCGGCTCGACGATCAATTTTACCGGCGGCATGAGCCTCAATACCGGGGCGAATCCGGCCTTCACGGCCACGGGCGGCGGCACCGTCACAGCCACGCAGGACAACACCACCATCATCAATACCTTGACGACGACCACCGGGACGGGGCTCA from Acidobacteriota bacterium encodes the following:
- a CDS encoding DUF11 domain-containing protein; the encoded protein is MKRLSILSFALVLGALLIPQSWVSLGAPNVSGSVFRSLVEPQRQAPPERLASLDQVESLPVAQGGEARIARDPRQWRELLASKLNQRFQDLFPGVDLIFAGSKQRLEAVLIVKPGVDPASVRFDFPQAEALSADAQGNVWVAMQGGDLGFLRPSLTRKGESVHGSFVAQGGRIVLQVPEHDPAQSLLVRFDVVFPTRPVNLLDQILSRTFKAEHYQPTSPASPEQTTMLTATKMVDNATSTPGGALMYTVTITNTGATTANGVTFTDTIDPNTTIIAGSLNAQPIANADSYNVIGNVRIQPNAAQGLLANDCDPTVSGCTISGLTITAMAGDSTAPFSGTTSNGGQVTSSATDGSFVYNPAPGFSGTDTFSYTVRDEGADGIPGNADDKTDTATVTLSVSTPIWFIDDSASPGGDGRLTAPYNSIAAFNPAAADDPGDAIFLFAGSYTGPLPLKDNQKLIGQGASTTLAGILGLTAETYSDALPALNNTQSSVTITTTVAATDAITLGVNNLLRGFTVGDTTGSDITGTSFGTLAITEVTLNGTGRALNLTMGSFAAGSAITSIVSTSGAEGITLSAITGANSPTIGATTISGSAGNGLNINASSTPFTFSSATIDNTGAAGIALTNNTGAISIGGSIGATNDPTGNDVTINQGNANVTISATLTKSSTGRIADVTNRTGGTVGFSGALSCSSGCTGVNLNTNTGSTINFTGGMSLNTGANPAFTATGGGTVTATQDNTTIINTLTTTTGTGLNVANTSIGGSGLTFRSINTNGATSGIILNNTGTGVGNGGLTVTGNSAGMCGGSVTNTTTPGTPATVTAPVTADCTGGTIQASTGAGISLTSTKDVSLTRV